The Bacteroidota bacterium genome includes a region encoding these proteins:
- a CDS encoding choice-of-anchor B family protein, with the protein MKRFPFWLAVLGMLLLASPVAGQTWIPGAIEFSRLAGFGQSIVIDGNQVIATRTGESVMFPSPASQKGGVFIFSDTETGWQQVYELVPDDIEIGDRFGHAAVLSGDLLAVSAPGANKGCGAIILFERADRVPWEAVGRLENNGCEMDERMGWSMAFVGDKLYAGAPGNDERSGAVHVFQSENESWFLAAQLDSPEANTAFGESLAAQGSMLFVGAPNAADGAGQVYVYARDATTPVQTLASEDESVRLFGLEIAVDGNRMLVAAPGLRAREISGGRPVAGKVFLFGHDDVARWTSTSILELALSPDQPPHQAYGYGTAIALQGNEAWIGAPFGGSGAGAVYTYDLTRTGWENTQVLATRPLAVGAGFGGQLAFKDDLGVVGAIRADFGEGRGVVFTRTDDTWEEQHPINDAGRGLEAMTGSEMRCLEGKVDQFDCEEVDLLSFLPIDDVGGGRGVIVNDVWGWTDPQTKREYAVVGRSNGTSFIDVTDPSNPVYVADLPATVGSSPNAWRDVKVHRDHVYVVADNVGKHGMQVFDMRELRNLEDVPATVEATALYDKVYSAHNVVVDEALDHVYIVAASGGGETCGAGYHMVDVSDPADPTFAGCFSDPSAGAGGNHIHDAQCVIYDGPDEDHRGKEICFGANASVFSIADVSDKKDPKTLSALDYPNVAYVHQGWLTEDQRYFYINDEGDEVGGLTPRTRTLIWDVEDLDDPVFVKAHLGTTAASDHNFYIRGNLMYQSNYVSGLQILDISDPLNPTQVGSFDTVPWGENAPGFAGSWSNYPYFESGTIVVSSITEGVFLVRKTPRVMP; encoded by the coding sequence ATGAAACGCTTCCCTTTCTGGTTGGCAGTGCTTGGTATGCTGCTGTTGGCCTCGCCCGTCGCCGGGCAAACCTGGATACCTGGCGCCATAGAATTTTCCCGCCTGGCTGGATTTGGTCAGTCAATTGTAATTGATGGGAATCAGGTTATTGCCACCCGTACGGGTGAATCAGTGATGTTTCCGTCGCCAGCCAGCCAAAAAGGTGGCGTATTCATTTTTTCGGATACGGAAACGGGTTGGCAACAGGTTTATGAGCTTGTACCGGATGACATAGAGATTGGCGACCGATTTGGTCATGCAGCAGTGCTTTCCGGTGACTTGCTGGCGGTATCTGCACCGGGTGCCAATAAAGGATGTGGCGCGATTATTCTATTTGAACGTGCAGATCGGGTGCCCTGGGAGGCTGTAGGCCGTTTGGAAAACAACGGTTGCGAAATGGACGAGCGCATGGGCTGGTCAATGGCTTTTGTCGGCGACAAGCTGTATGCCGGCGCTCCTGGCAATGACGAACGCAGTGGTGCTGTACACGTTTTTCAATCTGAAAATGAAAGCTGGTTCCTGGCCGCACAATTGGATAGCCCGGAGGCAAACACAGCCTTTGGCGAAAGCCTCGCTGCACAGGGATCCATGCTGTTTGTCGGTGCACCAAATGCAGCAGATGGCGCTGGTCAGGTTTATGTGTATGCGCGCGACGCAACAACCCCTGTGCAAACGCTTGCCTCAGAAGATGAATCAGTACGGCTATTTGGCCTCGAAATCGCAGTAGATGGTAACCGTATGTTGGTTGCTGCACCCGGACTACGCGCCCGTGAAATAAGTGGTGGCCGCCCGGTTGCCGGCAAAGTCTTTCTGTTTGGCCACGATGATGTGGCCCGCTGGACATCAACATCTATTCTTGAGTTGGCTCTGTCACCCGATCAGCCTCCTCACCAGGCTTACGGCTATGGCACAGCAATCGCGCTCCAGGGTAATGAAGCCTGGATTGGTGCACCTTTTGGTGGTTCGGGCGCCGGCGCTGTTTATACTTATGATTTGACGCGTACAGGCTGGGAAAACACACAGGTGCTGGCAACGCGCCCGCTTGCAGTAGGCGCCGGCTTTGGCGGCCAGCTTGCGTTTAAAGATGACCTTGGCGTTGTAGGTGCAATTCGGGCAGACTTCGGTGAGGGGCGCGGGGTTGTATTCACGCGCACCGATGACACATGGGAAGAACAACATCCTATTAATGATGCAGGGCGCGGTCTCGAAGCCATGACGGGGAGCGAGATGCGCTGTCTTGAAGGCAAAGTTGATCAGTTTGATTGTGAAGAAGTAGACCTGCTCTCGTTTCTGCCCATTGATGATGTTGGCGGGGGCCGCGGTGTTATAGTAAATGATGTTTGGGGGTGGACCGACCCGCAGACGAAGCGCGAATACGCAGTGGTTGGTCGGTCAAATGGGACTTCATTCATCGACGTGACTGACCCTTCTAACCCGGTCTATGTTGCTGATTTGCCGGCCACTGTCGGTTCGTCTCCCAATGCGTGGCGTGATGTGAAAGTACACCGGGACCATGTGTATGTTGTGGCTGATAATGTAGGGAAACATGGCATGCAGGTATTCGACATGCGTGAATTACGTAATCTGGAAGATGTGCCAGCCACTGTTGAGGCAACAGCCCTCTACGATAAAGTCTATAGCGCACACAATGTTGTTGTCGATGAAGCCCTGGACCACGTATACATTGTTGCAGCCAGTGGCGGCGGTGAAACCTGTGGTGCTGGCTACCACATGGTTGACGTAAGTGATCCGGCAGATCCTACGTTTGCCGGTTGCTTCAGCGATCCTTCTGCGGGTGCAGGAGGCAACCACATCCACGACGCCCAATGTGTGATCTACGACGGACCAGATGAAGACCACCGCGGCAAGGAAATCTGCTTTGGCGCCAATGCCTCGGTTTTCTCTATCGCTGACGTATCTGATAAAAAGGATCCGAAAACATTGTCAGCCCTCGACTATCCCAATGTGGCATACGTACACCAGGGCTGGTTAACCGAAGACCAGCGCTATTTCTACATCAACGACGAAGGAGATGAAGTAGGCGGCCTGACGCCACGTACCCGTACACTGATCTGGGATGTAGAAGACCTCGATGACCCCGTATTTGTCAAGGCCCATCTTGGCACAACGGCCGCGAGTGACCACAACTTCTACATTCGCGGCAACCTGATGTACCAATCGAACTATGTGAGCGGTTTGCAGATTTTGGATATTTCTGATCCGCTGAATCCAACGCAGGTTGGCTCGTTTGATACGGTGCCGTGGGGTGAAAATGCGCCGGGCTTTGCCGGCTCATGGAGCAACTATCCTTACTTCGAAAGCGGGACGATTGTCGTGAGCAGCATCACTGAAGGCGTTTTTCTGGTACGCAAAACGCCGCGGGTCATGCCTTAG
- a CDS encoding protein tyrosine phosphatase family protein, translating to MQKTVLALILLCACWSNTQAQVAPAVDSIAPKPMLENIRAYLAINDQLSTSGQITYDEIAVLKDAGFEVVINLAPADEERNGSEGFLVTQQGMTYIQIPVSWKNPAPRDLKLFFDVMEANKDRKVYVHCFANMRVSAFVYLYRTLQLGEPEAAARADMEKIWDPNAQDQWVRFIEQAREAPASGS from the coding sequence ATGCAGAAAACTGTCCTTGCCCTCATCCTGCTGTGCGCTTGCTGGAGCAATACACAAGCACAAGTAGCACCGGCTGTAGATTCTATAGCCCCCAAACCCATGCTAGAAAATATCCGCGCATACCTCGCAATAAATGATCAGCTCTCCACCTCTGGTCAGATCACCTACGACGAAATTGCCGTACTAAAAGACGCCGGCTTCGAAGTGGTGATTAATCTGGCGCCGGCTGATGAAGAACGCAATGGCTCTGAAGGCTTTCTCGTTACGCAGCAAGGAATGACCTACATCCAGATTCCAGTCTCCTGGAAAAACCCGGCACCACGCGATCTAAAGCTGTTTTTTGATGTGATGGAGGCAAACAAGGACAGGAAAGTCTACGTCCATTGCTTTGCAAATATGCGGGTATCTGCATTTGTGTACCTGTACCGCACCCTGCAATTGGGTGAACCAGAAGCCGCGGCGCGTGCAGACATGGAGAAAATATGGGATCCCAATGCGCAGGATCAGTGGGTGCGCTTCATCGAACAAGCCAGGGAAGCGCCCGCATCGGGATCATGA
- a CDS encoding dienelactone hydrolase family protein: MPHRNQPLFYAGTPVAEATSAMVLIHGRGALAQGMLDLERVLQKEQMAYVAPQAANGSWYPFRFIADIAQNEPYLTSALDLIDQTVTQLNEAGIATDRIVLGGFSQGACLASEYIARNPMRYGGLLVFSGGLIGPPGQLPDYAGNLNNTPVFIGCSDVDAHIPLHRVEETADIFTDLGGQVTKTIYPGMGHTINTDEIKAAQKILTALDA; the protein is encoded by the coding sequence ATGCCACATAGAAATCAGCCTTTGTTTTATGCCGGCACCCCGGTAGCCGAAGCTACATCAGCCATGGTTTTAATCCATGGCCGGGGTGCACTGGCCCAGGGCATGCTCGACCTCGAACGCGTGCTACAAAAAGAGCAGATGGCCTACGTTGCGCCGCAAGCAGCCAACGGGAGCTGGTATCCGTTCAGGTTTATTGCAGACATTGCCCAAAACGAGCCGTACCTTACCTCTGCCCTCGACTTGATTGACCAGACGGTTACGCAGTTGAACGAGGCCGGCATCGCCACAGACCGTATTGTATTGGGGGGATTTTCGCAGGGCGCCTGCCTGGCAAGTGAATACATCGCACGAAACCCCATGCGATACGGTGGTTTACTGGTCTTCAGCGGCGGCCTCATTGGCCCGCCTGGTCAATTACCAGACTACGCGGGCAACCTCAACAACACACCCGTGTTTATCGGCTGCAGTGATGTCGATGCACATATTCCACTGCACAGGGTCGAGGAAACCGCTGATATTTTCACTGACCTCGGCGGACAGGTCACAAAAACGATCTATCCAGGTATGGGGCACACCATTAACACGGATGAAATCAAGGCAGCCCAAAAGATCCTGACAGCGCTTGATGCGTAA
- a CDS encoding ring-cleaving dioxygenase, whose amino-acid sequence MQPIQGLHHITAMARDPQKNVSFYQHVLGQRLVKTTVNFDDPGTYHLYYGDKTGTPGTIMTFFPWPNMVQGTPGAGETGAVAYTIPANALDYWTDRLQQMGYTPEAGGTRFGEAVLLFRDPDNMNLELIASASPGNISHWEAGPVPADKAIHGFHSVTLWLTSVAETAKLLTTHLGYTAIGQEGDRHRFKAAGVDTAVYLDLLETPALPPGRFGAGSVHHIAFRTRDDAEQARYLKTLREAGQQVTPVRDRQYFHSIYFRAPGGVLFEIATDAPGFAYDEPVESLGQDLKLPPWLEVQRKKIENTLPTLNR is encoded by the coding sequence ATGCAACCGATTCAGGGACTACACCACATTACCGCGATGGCGCGTGATCCACAGAAAAATGTCAGTTTCTACCAGCACGTGTTAGGGCAACGCCTGGTTAAAACCACGGTAAACTTCGACGACCCGGGCACCTACCATCTGTATTACGGCGACAAAACCGGTACGCCAGGCACAATAATGACCTTCTTCCCCTGGCCCAACATGGTTCAGGGTACACCTGGCGCCGGCGAAACCGGGGCTGTGGCCTACACGATCCCCGCCAACGCACTGGATTACTGGACCGACCGGCTGCAACAAATGGGTTATACGCCAGAAGCCGGCGGCACCAGATTCGGCGAAGCTGTACTCTTATTTCGGGATCCCGATAACATGAACCTGGAGCTCATTGCCAGTGCATCACCTGGCAACATTTCGCACTGGGAGGCCGGCCCGGTACCGGCTGACAAAGCCATCCATGGCTTCCACAGCGTTACGCTATGGCTCACCAGTGTCGCCGAAACCGCTAAACTATTAACTACACACCTTGGCTATACGGCTATCGGACAGGAAGGCGACCGACATCGTTTTAAAGCTGCCGGCGTGGATACGGCGGTCTATCTTGACTTACTGGAAACACCAGCACTCCCGCCGGGCAGGTTTGGCGCCGGCTCTGTGCACCACATTGCATTCAGAACCCGCGATGACGCCGAGCAAGCAAGATACCTGAAAACCTTGCGCGAAGCAGGACAGCAGGTAACCCCCGTCCGCGATCGCCAATACTTCCACTCGATTTACTTCCGTGCACCGGGCGGCGTATTGTTCGAAATTGCCACCGATGCACCCGGGTTTGCCTACGACGAACCCGTTGAATCACTCGGGCAAGACCTGAAACTACCGCCCTGGCTCGAGGTGCAGCGTAAAAAAATCGAAAACACCCTCCCAACCCTGAACCGATAA
- a CDS encoding MarR family transcriptional regulator: MGTHYSGAIDERLALNVYIKLSRATETISGMVNGHLQNHRLTISQFGVLEALHHLGPLQTSELGKKILKSSGNMTLVIDNLEKRDLVRRERGQKDRRCIEIHLTEAGAQLVKDIMPAHVAGITDAMAALNSTEQEQLEALCKKLGRQQL, from the coding sequence ATGGGCACACACTATTCTGGTGCAATCGACGAACGCCTTGCACTTAACGTCTACATCAAGCTTTCCAGGGCCACAGAAACCATCTCGGGCATGGTAAATGGACACCTGCAAAACCATCGGCTGACGATCAGTCAGTTTGGTGTCTTGGAGGCACTGCACCACCTGGGTCCACTGCAGACCAGCGAACTGGGTAAGAAAATCCTCAAGAGCAGCGGCAACATGACCCTCGTCATCGATAACCTAGAAAAACGCGACCTGGTGCGGCGCGAGCGAGGTCAGAAAGACCGGCGCTGTATCGAAATTCATCTAACAGAAGCCGGCGCACAGCTGGTGAAAGACATTATGCCGGCGCATGTAGCAGGCATCACCGACGCCATGGCGGCCCTCAACTCTACCGAACAAGAGCAACTGGAGGCCCTCTGCAAAAAACTTGGCAGACAACAACTGTAA
- the mraZ gene encoding division/cell wall cluster transcriptional repressor MraZ — MAGFKGQAEYSVDAKGRIAIPSKMRAALNPEAKNTFTVTRGFEKCVFLYPLDVWDGMESKMRSLNMYNRESRDFLRTILMWADEVVLDGQGRISVAKPLLQFANIKPSGNARIIGALDHIEIWDPEAFDTHVYKSAENYEVLAERVMGGGGD, encoded by the coding sequence ATGGCAGGATTTAAGGGACAGGCTGAATATTCAGTTGACGCAAAGGGGCGCATAGCGATTCCCTCGAAAATGCGTGCTGCCCTTAATCCGGAGGCGAAGAATACATTTACTGTCACCCGCGGTTTTGAAAAGTGTGTTTTCCTGTATCCACTTGATGTATGGGACGGCATGGAGTCTAAAATGCGCTCACTGAATATGTACAACCGTGAGTCGCGCGACTTCCTCCGAACTATTCTGATGTGGGCAGATGAGGTGGTGCTCGATGGGCAGGGCAGAATTTCGGTTGCAAAGCCGTTGCTGCAGTTTGCTAACATCAAGCCCAGCGGAAATGCACGCATCATAGGTGCACTGGATCATATAGAGATATGGGATCCGGAAGCCTTTGATACACATGTTTACAAAAGTGCTGAGAATTACGAGGTGTTGGCTGAGCGTGTGATGGGAGGCGGAGGAGACTGA
- the rsmH gene encoding 16S rRNA (cytosine(1402)-N(4))-methyltransferase RsmH, whose amino-acid sequence MSEAHDNTSDEGSDSQEFASSYHAPVLCDVVVQGLVENREGLYVDATLGGGGHTAAMLAYLKPAGKVAGIDQDADAIAAARVRLEEDERNGRFMALRGNFAEARELLSAQGVSQVDGILLDLGVSSHQLNTASRGFSYAGDGALDMRMDGRTGVTAADIVNGWAPQDLTRLLRKYGEEPSARRIVQQIVAARPLQTTGALADVIRSTVSSNRINKTLARVFQALRIQVNDELQVLEDTLALSVDLLKPGGRIAVISYHSLEDRRVKRFLKYGNLDGTPVRDFYGHLVTPWRLVTRKAIKPDDREINQNPRARSARLRIAERILPPDGSSAADRARSSNS is encoded by the coding sequence ATGTCTGAAGCACATGATAATACATCTGATGAGGGGAGTGATTCCCAGGAATTCGCTTCATCTTATCATGCCCCCGTTCTTTGTGATGTTGTTGTTCAAGGGCTCGTTGAGAACCGTGAAGGCTTGTATGTAGATGCTACCCTCGGTGGTGGCGGTCACACTGCAGCGATGCTGGCTTATTTGAAGCCGGCGGGCAAAGTGGCCGGCATTGATCAGGATGCAGATGCCATTGCCGCGGCACGTGTACGACTTGAGGAAGATGAGCGCAATGGTCGATTTATGGCATTGCGCGGGAATTTTGCAGAAGCACGTGAGCTATTGTCCGCCCAGGGTGTCAGTCAGGTTGACGGCATACTCCTGGATTTGGGTGTTTCATCCCACCAATTGAATACCGCTTCTCGTGGATTCAGTTACGCTGGAGATGGTGCATTGGATATGCGGATGGATGGCCGGACAGGGGTGACAGCTGCTGACATTGTCAACGGTTGGGCGCCACAGGATTTGACACGCTTGCTGCGCAAGTATGGAGAGGAGCCGAGTGCACGTCGGATTGTGCAGCAGATTGTAGCGGCCAGGCCGTTGCAAACTACTGGTGCACTTGCAGATGTCATACGGTCCACGGTTTCGAGCAACAGGATAAACAAGACGCTTGCCCGCGTCTTTCAGGCCCTGCGCATTCAGGTGAATGATGAATTGCAGGTCCTTGAGGACACGCTTGCTTTAAGTGTGGACCTTTTAAAGCCGGGTGGCCGAATCGCGGTGATTAGTTATCACTCGCTCGAAGATCGGCGCGTCAAAAGATTTTTGAAATACGGAAATCTGGATGGAACGCCCGTCCGCGATTTCTACGGTCATCTGGTTACGCCGTGGCGGCTTGTAACCCGAAAGGCAATTAAGCCTGATGATCGGGAAATTAACCAAAATCCGAGGGCCCGAAGTGCTCGATTGCGCATTGCAGAAAGAATATTGCCCCCAGATGGCTCTTCCGCAGCGGATCGGGCGAGATCATCCAATTCTTGA